Proteins encoded by one window of Kribbella flavida DSM 17836:
- the dprA gene encoding DNA-processing protein DprA, with protein MSRVIEPGDPAALTTFAGLTPLEIWDLLHSTAPGLERWSTRLPHVDPARDLDRAHAAGGRFIIPGDDEWPDQLEVLTDAGQQSRRGGVPFGLWVRGTPNLRELLANSVAIVGARACSSYGEHTAAELAAGLGDHGTAVVSGGAYGIDAAAHRGALASSGTTIAVLACGVDVSYPKRNSALFDRIAAEGLLLSELPPGCSPTKLRFLARNRLIAAATLGTVVVEAAIRSGALNSAGWAEQCGRAVLAVPGAVTSRMSEGAHLLIRERNATLATSVADILEAISPLGEHLTTYPHAAPTPIDALDHDLRRTLDAVPVLRPAPAHRIAITAGLDLATVQECLETLDQAHLIEYTPTGWHLTRQTPDL; from the coding sequence TTGTCCCGCGTCATCGAGCCCGGCGACCCCGCCGCCCTCACAACCTTCGCCGGCCTCACACCACTGGAGATCTGGGACCTTCTCCACTCCACCGCCCCCGGCCTCGAACGCTGGTCGACCCGCCTGCCCCACGTCGACCCGGCCCGCGACCTCGACCGAGCCCACGCGGCGGGCGGCCGCTTCATCATTCCCGGCGACGACGAATGGCCCGACCAGCTCGAAGTCCTCACCGACGCCGGACAGCAAAGCCGTCGCGGCGGCGTCCCCTTCGGCCTCTGGGTTCGCGGCACCCCCAACCTCCGCGAGCTGCTCGCCAACTCCGTAGCCATCGTCGGCGCCCGAGCCTGCTCCTCGTACGGCGAGCACACCGCCGCCGAACTGGCCGCCGGCCTCGGCGACCACGGCACGGCCGTCGTCTCCGGCGGCGCCTACGGCATCGACGCCGCCGCCCACCGAGGCGCCCTCGCCAGCTCCGGCACCACGATCGCCGTCCTGGCCTGCGGCGTCGACGTCAGCTATCCCAAGCGCAACTCGGCTCTCTTCGACCGCATCGCCGCCGAAGGGCTGCTGCTCAGCGAGCTCCCACCCGGCTGCTCCCCCACCAAACTCCGCTTCCTCGCCCGCAACCGCCTGATCGCCGCCGCCACGCTGGGCACCGTCGTCGTCGAAGCCGCCATCCGCAGCGGCGCCCTCAACAGCGCCGGCTGGGCCGAGCAATGCGGCCGCGCCGTGCTCGCCGTCCCCGGCGCCGTCACCTCCCGCATGTCCGAAGGCGCCCACCTCCTCATCCGGGAACGCAACGCCACCCTCGCCACCTCGGTCGCCGACATCCTCGAAGCCATCTCACCCTTGGGCGAGCACCTGACCACCTATCCCCACGCCGCCCCCACTCCCATCGACGCCCTGGACCACGACCTCCGCCGCACCCTCGACGCCGTCCCGGTCCTCCGCCCCGCCCCCGCCCACCGCATAGCCATCACCGCCGGCCTGGACCTCGCCACAGTGCAGGAATGCCTGGAAACCCTGGACCAAGCGCACCTCATCGAATACACCCCCACCGGCTGGCACCTCACCCGCCAAACCCCTGACCTCTGA